The DNA sequence TCATTTCTGCACACAGGCATACTGACATACAATATTAATGGTACCATAATACCATCACCACTACAACATTTGTTACAGACGCCCACCTAAGGCTTATAGGCATACAGCATTTGCCTTTATTACAAGATCAAGAATGCCAAACATAGAATGTGCTACTTAACTAACAAAATTTAATActggcaaataaaataaactccaGGTTTAGCTAATTACATACATTAGTTAAACTGCCTATCTCTATCTGTTTGTACCTGTGCCTCCTTGCTGCTCTATCAACTGGCCTGACCAGACCAGATGACTTAATTTTGATTTTAAGCAAATCTATAATTTTAGGCTTAGAGTCCCTCAAATGTAAAATAGTAGCTTCATAAATTAATGgaatttcattttgctttatattttactggaatcataaaaaatatttttttagtaaaaaaaaaaaaaaatagtttttatcaCACAAGCATTGATTAACgaaatataattttacatgtATAGAATTTCTATCATTGTTAACTGGAAATGATGAGCACTTCCTGCCCGTGAATCCGGGTAAATGACCTGGGCGTCCATCCTCCCCCATCGGCAGGATCTTAAACAAACATGAACAGACAACTCTCTgccagaatttttttaatgacacagCATATCTGAACTGACTGCCTAGAATGCCACACTCAAATTATGACTCAGCCCAACACAGACTGTTCTTTATTTGAAGAGGAGCAAGGGACCACCAGCCTCAGACAACCTCTTTCGACTGCATTCTGTTAACAAAATTTAATActggcaaataaaataaactccaGGTTTAGCTAATTACATACATTGGTTAAACTGCCTATCTCCATCTTTTTGTACATGTGCCTCCTTGCTGCTCTATCAACTGGCCTGACCAGACCAGATGACTTAATTTTGATTTTAAGCAAATCTATAATTTTAGGCTTAGAGTCCCTCAAATGTAAAATAGTAGCTTCATAAATTAATGgaatttcattttgctttatattttactggaatcataaaaaatattttttatcacaCAAGCATGGATTAACgaaatataattttacatgtATAGAATTTCTATCATTGTTAACTGGAAATGATGAGCACTTCCTGCCAATGGGCTATTGGGAATGCGGGGAAATGACCTGGGCGTCCATCCTCCCCCATCGGCAGGATCTTAAACAAACATGAACAGACAACTCTCTGCCAGGAATTTTTCAATGACACAGCATATCTGAACTGACTGCCTAGAATGCCACACTCAAATTATGACTCCGCCCAACACAGACTGTTCTTTATTTGAAGAGGAGCAAGGGACCACCAGCCTCAGACAACCTCTTTCTACTGCATTCTGTTAAGTGGTAAGGGGTGCCTCCTAGTGACCATTGGAACCACATTGCACTTGTTCAAGCCCCTTATCCTTTCAACTGACAAAGTGATACACTAATCCAATCACTGTATTCAAGGAAAATTTTGTAAGTACTGGACATTTTCATAGCAACCCTGATTAAATAAGCTGAAAGTGTTCAAAATGACAGGGTTTCATTTCTTTATGCTGCACAGAGAAAGTTATTGAAGTTAATATCTAAGCTGTTTGCTAACTGCAGGAGCACTAGAATTTAGGTCAATGTCTATTGGGGGTGTGACAGGGTCATTGTAGCCAGCTGGGGTTCTCACACTGATGAAAAAGCCTTCACAGAAAATGCTCACTGCTTTTACAAAGGAGGTGGTGCTTAGAAGTGCATATAAACAAGATTGCCAGCCCAGTTTAACACATGGGACATTGAAACAAGATTGAAGAAAGCAAGTAAGCTACTTTCTCATATTTAAACTACTTTCtcatatttcctttttaaaatgacagaaggCAGCCCTAGCAGAATTTATTATGGGAAATTATTTGTGGCCAACATGACATTTGTACTTCCTGAAACATCGGTGCTGCAGCCTTTGTGGGACTACCTCCTCGATAACTACCAATGCACCTTGAGGTCACCTCTTTTCCCTGTTCTACTGTCTGTGTCCACATACCTCTTGCTGGTGGCACTCTTCACAGTGTTGGATATCTTAGCGACCACCTGCCCCAGCATCAACAGGTATAAGATCCACCCGGAGAATCTCATCACTTGGGGGAATATCAGCAGAACCATGAGCCTTACCACGTATAACCATCTGATCTACATCTTCCCAGCAGCAGTGGGGCAGTGGCTCTGGAGGCCCCCTATTCCACTCCCCAAAGAAGCACCCAGTCTCTCTGAGTTCCTGCTGGGTATCTTGGGCTGTACCATCCTCTTTGATTTCCAGTACTACCTGTGGCATCTCCTGCACCACAAGATTGGCTGGCTGTACCGGACTTTTCATGCCATTCATCACCAGTATAACGAGCCCTTCAGTCTGGTCACCCAGTACCTGTCCGCCTGGGAGCTCATCACGGTGGGCTTCTGGACCACAGTGGACCCTGTACTCCTGCAATGCCACTGCCTGACTGCATGGGGCTTCATGCTCTTCAACATCTGGATCTCCACTGATGACCACTGCGGCTACGACTTCCCCTGGTCCCTCCACAACCTGGTCCCTTTTGGCCTGTGGGGAGGGTCGGTAAAGCACGATGCCCACCATCAAAAGCCAAACACTAACTTTGCCCCCTTCTTCTCCCACTGGGATTGGTTAGGAGGGACCACATCGTCCTTTGTCCATTCGTATGCTCTGAAGGGAAGGAAGAAGAAAGGAGACTAACCATCCCTGACTGGCCTGCTCTTAAACACAGTCTTTCTACTAACTTGGCTTATGTATTGTGCTTTTTCAGTTAAaacttcatgaaaaataaagtgCCTTCTAGAATACTTGAATGTATTTTGACTGTGTAATGGAATCCactctttgctttttttttttttagatggatTGGCTTTGTCCTACTAATGTTGGTggattttatgttatttattagAGCATTTATATTAAACACTATTTAGAGACCAACCTGCAAAACAAGATAGAAAGAAAGCTTGACccagttttaaaatacatttaataatgtgatccaataaaacacattaataaatgtaatttatgatgtgttttattggaatttatataatttaaatgtaaaaaaaatataataaaaaatctaaatgcatcttgtgttttgttcatttattatttttccacagACGCTACAGTTCCAGAAAGTAAATCTGGTTTCAATGGGTTAGGTGTGGAAatgatattaatatattttgagCCACAAAAACAATTTACTAAAATTAGTATGCATCAGAATCAGAAGGAGAAGTGTTACACAACACAGAACACCAGAAACAGTCATCCAGTGACATAGTTACTACTGAGTTATGTATTATAGAAACAATGAGAAAATTATGAAAGTCTCAGCTTGTCTATGGTCCCTGTGATTTCTATGAAATTTTGGCAAATAGATATTCGAGCACTGTTGCGGTATTTCATGCCAATGCTAATCAATCATTAGTCTTTTATAAGGAAAGCACATTGACAGAGGAAACAGAATTATGTGGTCTCTCCC is a window from the Anguilla anguilla isolate fAngAng1 chromosome 14, fAngAng1.pri, whole genome shotgun sequence genome containing:
- the ch25hl2 gene encoding cholesterol 25-hydroxylase-like protein 2; protein product: MTEGSPSRIYYGKLFVANMTFVLPETSVLQPLWDYLLDNYQCTLRSPLFPVLLSVSTYLLLVALFTVLDILATTCPSINRYKIHPENLITWGNISRTMSLTTYNHLIYIFPAAVGQWLWRPPIPLPKEAPSLSEFLLGILGCTILFDFQYYLWHLLHHKIGWLYRTFHAIHHQYNEPFSLVTQYLSAWELITVGFWTTVDPVLLQCHCLTAWGFMLFNIWISTDDHCGYDFPWSLHNLVPFGLWGGSVKHDAHHQKPNTNFAPFFSHWDWLGGTTSSFVHSYALKGRKKKGD